The genome window AAAACTAAACAATCAGTGATTAACACATTATTTTTAATTTCTTGAAAAGAATATGGCATGCTTCATATGTCAGACTAGAGCAAGAAGTGGTCTTTGGAAAAGCTGACGACAAAGTACAAACCAACATTTACTATACATCTCCTCAACAACAAACTAGAATATAAATCTATGTGGATTATccgttcagatttttttttttgtgtttttatttCCTCATAAATTTTATTATACGTTCTTTTTTGGTTTCCATTACTTGAGCAAACGGAATTGTCTGAGGTGACTATGTCATGATCATGAATTTAATACGGCCTTCAAGGAAAAAGAACAATACAAGGAAGTAGCTGTAGCAAAGAAGTTAGATGGTAAGAGATAAAGCTAATAAATTTAAGCAATTATGGTATCTTAAATTCCTGGACACTCAGAACTGTGTGGAAGTTAAGCTTCTAGTGAATAATTTAAATCAAGTAAGaaagaaatgacaaaaaaaaagaacagtTTTCATCAATTTACATAACAAACACAATCTCCATCCTATCATCCTGAAATTGTTTCAAAAGGAAAATAACTGCTTAATGCAACTTTCACTGGTTCTgattttttagtgtcattttgccATTAAGTTTACTAATCATTTCAAATCGTCAGTTCACTGAACTCATAATGTCCTGAtcagtttttattttaaatgaaacaaAGGTTTGAAATTTTATCCAGACTGGTATGTACCGGGTGCTATTTACTAGTCAGGAACTAGCATGCAATTGGTTACCAAGCACTAACCCTCTTGAATTGGGTATATCATTTGGTTCAGACTCCTTGCTCAGACACCTATTtcagtttttatttcttttttatctaCGGTTAAAGCACccttttcttgatcttttcacTTTCTCTCTAGCACTCACCTCCCTCATGTCACCGCTAATGTCGGCTGACCTGCCCACTACCCCTGGCCAGACCGGTATTGGTCTGGCACCCGAGATTCATTCAAGATGCTATCCATCAGGAACTTGTTGAGTTATTAACTCAACTATACAATTTATGCTTGATATTCTGTCGAGCAGCTGAACCATCAGAAGTGTCTAGTCAAATAGAAATGAGAAATTGAACTAGTGATGTTGAAATATGCCAAAAAGAAGAATAAGATAGAGAAAGTTACCAACAAACTGAAATGGAATCatcattttataatttcaaaagCATCAAGATGTTTTATATAAATACAGCTTCCACTTTTCAGTATGGAACATAAGCGAAGAGACAGATCTTACAGCTCTCAGGATCCTCAGCACATCCACAGATCCCGGTGGTCCAAGCTTCATCAGCAGGGGGTTCATAGCTTTCCGGCAGGGGTTGCCCGCACTCGGCACATCTGTGAACCCCCAACTGGTACAACACAAATAACAGAAATCTTACCAATTCGAGTCGAATTCAACAATCGATAAGAATCCAATAAGAACCCTAACCTGAGGAACGCGAACCGGCTGATTGAGCTCCCCAGGACGGATCTCCTCCAAAGGCACATCCTGATCCTTGGTGAGCTTCACATACCTGGACGGGACCGTCACGTCGGACATCATCGCGGATCCAGCAGCGACCAAAACACGACCAATCCGAAGAAGAAAGAACGGAAAAGAATCACCAAATCCCGACAAATCAAGGTCGCATTAGATGTAGAGTCCTGAAATCAGATCTCCCAGGACCGACGAGCGCCGATCCCAACGGAGATCAGATCTGAAAACGGGGAGGCCTTTGGTTTCACCGACGACGAGGGTCGGATTGGGTGAGACGATACGTGCGTTGAAATGGACTGAGACGGTAACCGACGACGGCGTCGTTTGTGGTTTCTTTAAGGCGGGTGCGTAAGACATGGATCACGCGGAAAGTGTCTGAGGTTTTGGTCAACCCGTGGCGTTCGGTTGTGTTTAGTTGAGACGCATACAAAGACTTGAGACGAGTCGGTTAGTGCAtcacatttaatataataaaaaatgtttTTTAAAATAGAATCATTTTTACCTGTAAAAGAAAAATAGAATGCAcgttattttagaaaaaaatagaatCATGGATTTATTGGTCAAACTAGTTGGACCTCAGTCTGAATAAAATACCAAATTAATTtcttttttgatatatatatatatatatatatatatttatttatttattaaccgAAGAAATATATGTTGTTAAAACTTGTAagaatcaatatgctatatttaaACTTGGAAAGGATATATTTGCAAAGCCGACGGAGAGAGAAAAAGTGATGAAGTGATGTAACGGAGAAAGTAGAGATATTCCTCCCCGTTCATTCTCTCTTCTCCCTTCCTCTCTCGGCGCGGCGGGGATATCCGCTTCTATCGATCTAATTTCTCGAGATCCAGATCTGAGACCCTCAGGTTGGAAATCCCCTCGCTAGATCTGGGCTGCGATCCCTGCCCTAGCCCTAATTTCCGCTGATTTGCCTCTACGTTGCACTCTGATTTGGGTTTGTTATGCGTCGGTTTCGATCTCGCAGGCGGGCGCGTGGCAGCGATGCTGACCAAGTTCGAGACGAAGAGCAACCGGGTGAAGGGGCTGAGCTTCCACAGCAAGCGGCCCTGGATCCTTGCCAGCCTCCACAGCGGCGTTATCCAGCTATGGGACTACCGGATGGGCACACTCATCGACCGTTTCGATGAGCATGATGGCCCCGTCCGAGGCGTCCACTTTCACAAGTCCCAGCCTCTTTTCGTCTCTGGAGGTGATCGCTGTCCCGTCCTTAATGCTCAGTCTTCGTTTGATCTTAATTTGTTTGAGTTGCATCATGTGTCATTCATGGCATTAGATCTCTTTCGTGCTGGAAAAATTGCAAGTTGAATTTGCTTTTGGTAACCGGATCTCGTTGATTGCTTGAATTTGCTAATCGTTTCGTGCTGTTGATTTAATATTTGTAACCTTGTGCCCCTTTAAGATTGGAATCCGATCTTTGTTTGCCTTTGATTTTAGGTTTAATATCTTGAGGTTGTCATGGATGTCTTTCTTGGGATCTCTTCCTTTAACTTATAGTTCAGAGAGCGCAGTTTGTTTATTTGTTTCTTTCTGATGGCAATGTTGTATTTGCAGGAGATGACTATAAGATTAAGGTCTGGAATTATAAGACACACCGGTGCCTGTTCACCCTTCTTGGGCATCTTGATTACATCCGCACTGTTCAGTTCCACGATGAGCACCCATGGATCGTTAGTGCAAGTGATGATCAAACTATTAGGATTTGGAACTGGCAATCTCGAAACTGCATTTCGGTGTTGACCGGGCACAACCACTATGTCATGTGCGCCTCATTCCATCCGAAGGAGGACCTGATTGTGTCTGCATCTTTGGATCAGACGGTCCGTGTTTGGGATATTAGTTCACTGAGGAAAAAGGTTTCCCCAGCTGATGATATCCTGCGTCTGGGACAGATGAATGCAGATCTGTTTGGAGGTGTTGATGCTGTTGTCAAATATGTCTTGGAAGGCCACGATCGTGGAGTCAACTGGGCATCTTTCCATCCTACCTTGCCGCTTATCGTCTCTGGTGCAGATGATCGGCAAGTGAAACTGTGGAGAATGAATGGTAACTTGAAAAACATCTTTCATTTGGCATCATTATGTTATtatttagaatattaaaattgcTATTTCCTTTGATCtcgagaaaaacaaaatcctagaGATACAATTCGTAGAATCTGATCTAATATTACTTTCTTATGCTTTTGTGTTGTATCATCTTGATATGAGGAGTACAGGAGTACTTTAGTCGATTTATTTCCTTATCAACTCATGTGTGAAATAAGGAAGATgttgatataatttattaaaaagcaTAAATGAAATTGTGTCTGCTAATGCGTGTCATATTGGAACAGATTCAAAGGCTTGGGAGGTGGACACACTGAGAGGCCATATGAATAATGTCTCTAGTGTCATGTTCCATGCAAAGCAGGACATCATTGTATCTAACTCAGAAGACAAAAGCATTCGCATTTGGGATGCGACAAAGCGAACGGGTATTCAAACATTTCGTCGTGAACATGACCGTTTCTGGATTCTCGCTGCACATCCAGAAATGAATCTTCTTGCAGCTGGCCATGATAGTGGCATGATTGTTTTCAAATTGGAGAGGGAACGACCTGCTTTCTCAGTCAGCGGAGATGCCCTATACTATGTAAAAGATCGTTTCTTGCGATTCTATGAGTTCTCGACCCAGAAAGATACTCAGGTGGTTCCTATAAGGAGACCTGGTTCTGTCAGCTTGAATCAGGGACCCAGAACACTGTCTTTTAGCTCCACAGAGAATGCTGTCTTGATCTGTTCTGATGTCGATGGGGGGTCTTACGAGCTTTATATCGTTCCTAAGGACACTGCTGGAAGGGGTGACTATATGCAAGATGCAAAGAAGGGAGCTGGAGCATCAGCTGTTTTTGTAGCTCGTAATAGATTTGCTGTTCTCGACAAGACTAGCAATCAGGCCATAGTTAAGAACCTTAAAAATGAGATTGTGAAGAAGTGCCCTCTCCCAAGTGGTACAGATTCAATATTTTACGCAGGCACTGGTAACTTGTTGTGCAGGGCTGAGGACAAGGTGGCTATTTTTGATCTCCAACagaggattgttcttggagaactTCAAATTCCACCTGTTAAATACGTTGTTTGGTCAAGTGACATGGAATCTATTGCTTTGCTGGGTAAACATGCTATAGTAATTGCTAATAAGAAACTTGTACACCGTTGTACATTGCATGAGACTATCCGTGTGAAAAGTGGTGCCTGGGATGACAATGGTGTCTTCATCTATACAACGTTAAATCATATCAAGTATTGCCTTCCTAATGGGGACAGTGGAATTATAAAGACACTTGATGTTCCTATTTACATAACCAGGGTTTCTGGAAGAACTATCTATTGCTTGGATCGTGATGGGAAGAACTGTGTGATATCAATTGATTCAACAGAGTATATCTTCAAGCTCTCTCTGTTTCGGAAAAGATATGATCATGTAATGAGTATGATCAGGAACTCTCAGCTATGCGGACAAGCTGTCATTGCATACCTACAACAGAAAGGTTTTCCTGAAGTAGCACTCCATTTCGTGAAAGATGAAAAGACTAGATTCAACCTGGCTCTTGAGAGTGGTAACATCGAAATAGCTGTTGCTTCAGCAAATGTGATTGATGATAAGGACCATTGGTATCGGTTGGGTGTTGAGGCACTTCGGCAAGGAA of Musa acuminata AAA Group cultivar baxijiao chromosome BXJ1-7, Cavendish_Baxijiao_AAA, whole genome shotgun sequence contains these proteins:
- the LOC135678413 gene encoding coatomer subunit alpha-3-like, producing the protein MLTKFETKSNRVKGLSFHSKRPWILASLHSGVIQLWDYRMGTLIDRFDEHDGPVRGVHFHKSQPLFVSGGDDYKIKVWNYKTHRCLFTLLGHLDYIRTVQFHDEHPWIVSASDDQTIRIWNWQSRNCISVLTGHNHYVMCASFHPKEDLIVSASLDQTVRVWDISSLRKKVSPADDILRLGQMNADLFGGVDAVVKYVLEGHDRGVNWASFHPTLPLIVSGADDRQVKLWRMNDSKAWEVDTLRGHMNNVSSVMFHAKQDIIVSNSEDKSIRIWDATKRTGIQTFRREHDRFWILAAHPEMNLLAAGHDSGMIVFKLERERPAFSVSGDALYYVKDRFLRFYEFSTQKDTQVVPIRRPGSVSLNQGPRTLSFSSTENAVLICSDVDGGSYELYIVPKDTAGRGDYMQDAKKGAGASAVFVARNRFAVLDKTSNQAIVKNLKNEIVKKCPLPSGTDSIFYAGTGNLLCRAEDKVAIFDLQQRIVLGELQIPPVKYVVWSSDMESIALLGKHAIVIANKKLVHRCTLHETIRVKSGAWDDNGVFIYTTLNHIKYCLPNGDSGIIKTLDVPIYITRVSGRTIYCLDRDGKNCVISIDSTEYIFKLSLFRKRYDHVMSMIRNSQLCGQAVIAYLQQKGFPEVALHFVKDEKTRFNLALESGNIEIAVASANVIDDKDHWYRLGVEALRQGNTSIVEYAYQRTKNFERLSFLYLVTGNKEKLSKMLKISELKNDIMGQFHNAMYLGDIQERVKILENAGHLPLAYVTAVTHGLKEVADRLTSELGENIPSLPKGKVCSLLMPPASLVCRGDWPLLKVMRGIFDNGLDVGRAGNEEEEEATGAEWGDEELDIVEMEGMLQNADIVAELEDGVVNEDSEEGGWDLEDLELPPDADTPKAAGNVRTSLFVAPTPGMPVSQIWIQKSSLAGEHVAAGNFDTAMRLLRRQLGIKNFAPMKPLFMDLLVGSHTYMHAFASAPAISISVEKGWSEASSPNVRAPPALVFNFSQMDEKLKAAYRATTEGKFPEALRQFLNILHTIPLIVVDSRREVDEVKELIEIAREYVLGLKMEVKRKEIKDNAVRQQELAAYFTNCKLQNIHMRLVLINAMTICYKGGNYATAANFARMLLENSPTEIQAKKARQVLQHAGDKQDANQLNYDYRNPFVVCGTTYVPIYRGQKDVSCPYCGNRFVPAIEGQLCSVCELAMVGADASGLRCSPTQAK